A genomic stretch from Aerococcaceae bacterium zg-1292 includes:
- the dnaA gene encoding chromosomal replication initiator protein DnaA yields the protein MINKDEFWAGVTQYFKEILSETSFNNWVAPVKPTRITDNTITLSVPSNLLKQQWEKNLSGYIIQYSIDHYGFELTPIFIVVGAVSPDNFLVNTLQNDMEIHNTMPTNSNLNPSYTFETFVVGEENKMANGAALAVCDNPGKTYNPFLIYGGVGLGKTHLMQAIGNEIKRNNPAARIKYVTTETFMNEYVSSITYNTTADFKRMYREDIDVLLIDDIQFFSNKNRIQEEFFHTFNALFNAGKQIVLTCDRLPNNIDNLEDRLISRFKWGLSTDITPPDLETRIAILRRKALNDNLDIPSEALTYIANNVDSNIRELEGALTRVLAYAAMNGEEISVNLAAKALFALFGNRAEKKLTIEDIIATVAKYFKITVEDIKGAKRVKSIVYPRQIAMYLSRELTDISYPKIGEDFGNKNHTTVMHAYEKIDDALKIDEKIKQDVAELKQKLSHS from the coding sequence ATGATTAATAAAGATGAATTTTGGGCAGGTGTCACCCAATATTTTAAAGAGATTTTATCAGAGACATCATTTAATAATTGGGTTGCGCCTGTTAAACCAACCCGAATTACAGATAATACCATTACATTGTCTGTACCAAGTAATTTATTAAAACAACAATGGGAAAAGAATTTATCTGGTTATATCATTCAATATAGTATCGATCATTATGGATTTGAACTCACGCCTATTTTTATCGTTGTTGGGGCTGTATCACCGGATAATTTCCTTGTTAATACATTACAAAATGATATGGAAATCCACAATACAATGCCGACCAACTCTAATTTAAATCCATCTTATACATTTGAGACATTTGTCGTAGGTGAAGAAAATAAGATGGCCAATGGAGCTGCATTAGCAGTCTGTGATAATCCAGGTAAAACATACAATCCATTCCTTATCTATGGAGGCGTCGGTTTAGGTAAGACACATTTAATGCAAGCGATTGGAAACGAAATTAAACGTAATAATCCAGCTGCTCGTATCAAATATGTCACTACTGAAACGTTTATGAATGAATATGTATCTAGTATTACTTATAATACTACCGCTGATTTTAAGCGGATGTACCGTGAAGATATTGATGTGTTACTGATTGATGATATTCAATTTTTCTCCAATAAAAATCGAATTCAAGAGGAATTTTTCCACACGTTTAACGCATTATTCAATGCCGGAAAACAAATCGTCTTGACTTGTGATCGTTTGCCTAATAACATCGATAATTTGGAAGACAGATTAATTTCTCGTTTTAAATGGGGGCTTTCCACCGATATTACGCCACCTGATTTGGAGACACGTATTGCTATTTTAAGAAGAAAAGCACTCAATGATAATTTAGATATCCCATCTGAAGCATTAACGTACATTGCTAATAATGTTGATTCCAATATTCGTGAATTAGAAGGCGCCTTAACGCGGGTACTAGCTTATGCTGCAATGAATGGTGAGGAAATTTCTGTTAATTTAGCAGCCAAGGCTCTTTTTGCTTTATTTGGAAATCGTGCAGAGAAAAAATTAACGATTGAAGATATTATTGCAACAGTAGCCAAATACTTTAAAATTACTGTTGAAGATATCAAAGGTGCTAAGCGTGTGAAAAGTATTGTCTATCCGCGACAAATTGCGATGTATCTGTCCCGTGAGTTGACCGATATTTCATATCCAAAAATTGGAGAAGATTTTGGTAATAAAAACCATACGACCGTAATGCATGCTTATGAAAAGATTGATGATGCGTTGAAAATAGATGAAAAAATCAAACAGGATGTAGCTGAACTCAAACAGAAATTATCTCATAGTTAA
- the dnaN gene encoding DNA polymerase III subunit beta yields the protein MKFTMKRTVFMTHLSHVTRAVPSKTTIDILKGIKLEVQSDKLILIGSNSDISIESVLLSSDEMNELNIEATGSVILPARLINDIVRKLPTNTIEIEVDSQYLIIVKSGKAVFKIIGGDASTYPQLPIIESNVSATFSTTVFNQMIAQTIFSASNQETRPVLTGIHLTNHGDYLSAVASDSHRLSKREIPFPEGQQALPFESIDVPKKTMLELMRIAEDEQTLSMVVAEQQVIFSLDGITIYSRLLEGIFPDAERLIPTHFISEITLNASQFLNSIDRTSLLSTGTHKTVQMIVGNNTVNLFVKGNEVGMVAEEIEVKQIEGEEIKVSFNAEYMKDALKSFEDADVKIQLQSAARPFVIQLATPSELENNNLLQLLTPIRTHG from the coding sequence ATGAAATTCACTATGAAACGCACTGTGTTTATGACACATCTTTCTCATGTTACAAGAGCTGTTCCTAGCAAAACAACCATTGATATTTTAAAAGGCATTAAACTTGAAGTTCAATCAGATAAATTAATTTTGATTGGGAGTAATTCCGATATTTCAATTGAAAGTGTATTGTTAAGTTCAGACGAAATGAATGAATTAAATATTGAAGCAACTGGTAGTGTAATTTTACCTGCACGTTTAATTAATGATATTGTTCGTAAATTACCAACTAACACCATTGAAATTGAAGTAGATTCACAATATCTGATTATTGTTAAATCGGGCAAAGCTGTATTTAAGATTATCGGTGGAGATGCAAGTACTTATCCACAATTACCAATCATTGAATCCAATGTAAGTGCGACTTTTTCGACTACTGTCTTTAATCAAATGATTGCTCAAACCATTTTTTCTGCATCGAATCAAGAAACACGACCTGTTTTAACAGGGATTCATTTGACCAATCATGGTGACTATTTATCAGCCGTTGCTAGTGATAGTCATCGCTTAAGTAAACGAGAAATTCCATTTCCAGAAGGACAACAAGCACTTCCTTTTGAATCGATTGATGTACCGAAAAAAACAATGTTAGAATTAATGCGTATTGCTGAAGATGAGCAAACCCTATCCATGGTTGTTGCTGAGCAACAAGTCATCTTCTCATTAGATGGTATTACTATCTATTCACGTCTATTAGAAGGTATTTTCCCGGATGCTGAGCGTTTAATTCCGACTCATTTTATCTCTGAAATTACATTAAATGCTAGTCAATTTTTAAATTCAATCGACCGTACCTCTCTATTATCAACTGGAACGCATAAAACTGTTCAAATGATTGTTGGTAATAACACCGTTAATTTATTTGTAAAAGGTAATGAAGTAGGGATGGTTGCTGAAGAAATTGAAGTGAAGCAAATTGAAGGAGAGGAAATAAAAGTTTCTTTCAATGCTGAGTATATGAAAGACGCTTTAAAATCTTTCGAAGATGCAGACGTCAAAATTCAATTACAATCGGCCGCTAGACCGTTTGTTATTCAATTAGCAACGCCTAGTGAATTAGAAAATAATAACTTACTTCAACTACTTACACCGATTAGAACACATGGTTAA
- a CDS encoding M15 family metallopeptidase produces the protein MKKIINSILLIILVVSIQSPVIKAKDWVLPTLDKKDSTIQRLITLLPKEAQLDNPYLILINKENLLDREPYIPFVYSSNGLPYHEALYEPLQALYAAAAQDGYYYQLVSGYRSITEQATNRESRYYSYLSEGLSEAEATYWTDLFYAPSHGSEHTSGLAVDLLGTNWGGGLSVDYQYDSSAIWLAEHAHQYGFILRYLDGKTDITGIHFEPWHFRYVGNPHATFMHEHQLTLEEYLALITMRNQQSQN, from the coding sequence TTGAAAAAAATCATCAACAGTATATTGTTAATAATATTAGTTGTTAGTATACAAAGTCCGGTAATTAAAGCTAAAGACTGGGTATTACCAACACTAGATAAAAAGGATTCCACCATTCAACGTTTAATAACATTATTGCCTAAGGAAGCACAATTAGACAATCCCTATTTAATATTAATTAATAAAGAAAATTTACTAGACCGTGAACCGTATATCCCATTCGTTTATTCTAGTAATGGTCTGCCATATCATGAAGCATTGTATGAACCATTACAAGCACTATATGCCGCAGCGGCGCAAGACGGTTATTATTATCAATTAGTTTCTGGTTATCGTTCGATTACAGAACAAGCGACTAATCGCGAAAGTCGTTATTATTCTTATTTAAGCGAAGGTTTAAGTGAAGCAGAAGCAACTTATTGGACAGACTTATTTTATGCTCCGAGTCACGGTAGTGAACATACAAGTGGTTTGGCCGTTGATTTACTAGGAACGAATTGGGGTGGCGGTTTATCGGTTGATTATCAATATGATTCTTCTGCTATATGGTTAGCAGAACATGCCCATCAATATGGTTTTATCTTACGGTATTTAGACGGAAAAACAGATATTACAGGAATTCATTTTGAACCATGGCATTTTCGTTATGTCGGCAATCCACATGCGACATTTATGCACGAACATCAATTGACATTGGAAGAATATTTAGCATTGATTACAATGCGCAATCAACAATCACAGAACTAA
- a CDS encoding TlpA family protein disulfide reductase — MMKKLFLYCLGFVLLFMTAAFIYQRASDTTVSPLKTTNETNHSVTPQNETMSAVEDTITSITEETTTTNIIGPDTTFLDKAGNVLHLNDKKGRPMILNLWASWCPPCREEMPFFEKAYQMYQNDVEFIMLNAIGSRNTETKEAADSFLTEIGLDLPVYYDIDKNNQLMFGATIFPSTVFFDETGRAVKTIRGMLTEEQLITEIKALLSR, encoded by the coding sequence ATGATGAAAAAATTATTTTTATATTGTCTAGGATTTGTCTTATTATTTATGACTGCAGCATTCATTTATCAACGGGCATCCGACACAACTGTTTCACCACTAAAGACGACTAATGAGACCAATCATTCAGTAACACCACAAAATGAAACAATGTCTGCAGTAGAAGATACAATAACAAGTATTACCGAAGAAACAACGACTACTAACATTATTGGTCCCGACACCACCTTTTTAGATAAAGCAGGCAATGTACTGCATTTAAACGATAAAAAAGGTCGACCAATGATACTTAATTTATGGGCGAGTTGGTGTCCACCCTGCCGTGAAGAAATGCCATTTTTTGAAAAAGCTTATCAAATGTATCAAAATGATGTAGAATTTATTATGTTAAATGCTATTGGTAGTCGTAATACAGAAACAAAGGAAGCAGCAGACTCTTTTCTAACTGAAATAGGATTGGATTTACCTGTCTATTATGATATTGATAAAAATAATCAACTAATGTTCGGTGCTACGATTTTTCCGTCAACTGTATTTTTCGATGAAACAGGACGAGCGGTTAAAACGATTCGTGGGATGCTTACAGAAGAACAATTAATAACAGAAATTAAGGCGTTACTCAGTCGATAA
- a CDS encoding cytochrome c biogenesis protein CcdA: MYYLLLFTEGILTFLSPCLLPMIPLYITFITGQPESPQNKKLILYQLIQFIFGFSLVFIALNLFVTTIGKFFLMYRSIINVLIGSYLIIMGVDFLFSQKIMTRLLANLTKHWQPTNNHFLFGIMFALTWTPCVGVFLSAVLSQALLSQHLFNSTLLMLSYTLGLSVPFILLTFFMNEMSQSFQWLKKQRHTIHRISSGLLIILGCLILFGWYDRLLTLLV, translated from the coding sequence ATGTACTATCTATTATTATTTACAGAAGGAATACTAACCTTTCTTTCACCGTGCTTACTGCCAATGATTCCACTCTATATCACGTTTATTACAGGGCAACCAGAATCGCCACAAAATAAGAAGCTCATCCTCTATCAATTAATTCAATTTATCTTTGGTTTCTCGCTAGTTTTTATCGCACTGAATTTATTTGTGACGACTATTGGTAAATTTTTTCTTATGTACCGCTCAATCATCAATGTGTTGATTGGTAGTTATTTAATTATTATGGGGGTTGATTTTTTATTCAGTCAAAAAATAATGACCAGATTGCTTGCGAATTTAACAAAACACTGGCAACCGACCAACAATCACTTCCTATTTGGTATTATGTTTGCATTAACTTGGACACCTTGTGTCGGGGTATTCCTATCCGCTGTCTTATCACAAGCATTATTGAGTCAACATCTATTCAACTCAACTTTATTAATGCTTTCATACACCTTAGGATTAAGTGTACCATTTATTTTATTAACCTTTTTCATGAATGAAATGAGTCAATCGTTTCAATGGCTAAAAAAACAAAGGCATACCATTCATAGGATAAGTTCTGGACTCTTAATTATCCTTGGTTGTCTCATACTATTTGGCTGGTACGACCGATTATTAACATTATTAGTCTAA
- the yaaA gene encoding S4 domain-containing protein YaaA, producing MEKKIIEIHDQFITLGQLLKHESIISSGGMAKWYLSEHVVKLNGEFEQRRGKKLYNGDVIELVNEQLMITIVQTD from the coding sequence ATGGAAAAGAAAATAATCGAAATTCATGACCAATTTATTACGTTAGGACAATTATTAAAACATGAGTCTATTATCTCCTCTGGTGGGATGGCGAAATGGTATTTGAGTGAACACGTCGTTAAACTAAATGGCGAATTTGAACAACGCAGAGGGAAAAAATTATACAATGGGGATGTCATTGAGTTAGTGAATGAACAACTAATGATTACTATTGTACAAACAGATTAA
- the recF gene encoding DNA replication/repair protein RecF, translated as MRIKQLNLQNYRNYQQLDLTFDDGLTIFTGENAQGKTNLLEAIFLLSLAKSHRTNRDQELIKNDADAAKISALIETSHFELPLELLLNKKGKIAKVNHIEQAKLSHFVGQLNVILFSPEDMQLIKGSPALRRRFLDIEIGQSQPIYLVELQQYNRILKQRNQYLKQFGRQASFDAVYFDVLTEQLIEKAVNVITYRLEYIAQLEKIAQTIHFDLSNQRDSLKLDYVASSSKLDYKQPEQLHNQLNKMFHDAMNREKDMGVTAYGPHRDDLIFYVNEQPAQFFGSQGQQRTIVLSIKLAEIELINQIKGDYPVLLLDDVLSELDDQRQHLLMQYIEGKVQTFLTTASINGLKLQQLNHPSIFYIEKGTVQAMSDMN; from the coding sequence ATGAGAATTAAACAATTAAATTTACAAAATTATCGAAACTACCAGCAATTAGACTTAACGTTTGATGATGGATTAACGATATTTACAGGAGAAAATGCCCAAGGGAAGACAAACCTCCTTGAGGCAATTTTTTTATTGTCCTTAGCTAAAAGTCATCGTACGAATCGCGATCAAGAATTAATTAAAAATGATGCGGATGCAGCAAAAATTAGTGCGTTAATTGAAACGAGTCATTTTGAATTGCCACTTGAGCTACTACTCAATAAAAAAGGGAAAATTGCTAAAGTTAATCACATTGAGCAAGCAAAATTGAGTCATTTTGTTGGTCAGTTGAATGTCATTTTATTTTCACCAGAAGATATGCAATTGATAAAAGGCTCGCCTGCTTTAAGAAGACGTTTTTTAGATATTGAAATCGGACAATCACAGCCGATTTATTTAGTTGAATTGCAACAATACAATCGCATTTTAAAACAGCGTAATCAGTACTTAAAGCAATTTGGTAGACAGGCATCATTTGACGCTGTCTATTTTGATGTGTTGACGGAACAATTAATTGAAAAAGCAGTAAATGTCATTACGTACCGTTTAGAATATATTGCACAATTAGAAAAGATTGCACAAACAATTCATTTTGATTTATCGAATCAGCGTGATTCATTAAAACTTGATTATGTAGCTAGTTCTTCTAAGTTGGACTATAAACAACCGGAGCAGCTACATAATCAATTGAACAAAATGTTTCATGATGCGATGAATCGTGAAAAAGATATGGGAGTAACAGCATATGGACCACACCGTGATGATTTAATTTTTTATGTTAATGAACAACCGGCACAATTTTTTGGGTCTCAAGGGCAGCAACGAACAATTGTCTTAAGTATTAAATTAGCAGAGATTGAACTAATTAATCAGATAAAGGGAGACTATCCTGTTTTATTATTAGATGATGTTCTGTCAGAACTTGATGATCAACGACAACACTTACTCATGCAATACATTGAAGGAAAAGTACAAACATTTTTAACTACGGCTTCCATCAATGGCTTGAAATTACAACAATTAAATCATCCGAGTATTTTCTATATTGAAAAAGGCACCGTACAGGCAATGTCAGATATGAATTGA
- the gyrB gene encoding DNA topoisomerase (ATP-hydrolyzing) subunit B, producing MTKEQQYNADQIQVLEGLEAVRKRPGMYIGSTSGEGLHHLVWEIVDNSIDEALAGYCTHIEVTIEKNNSITVVDDGRGIPVDIQAKTGRPAMETVFTVLHAGGKFGGGGYKVSGGLHGVGASVVNALSTRVLVEVSRDGKVHQQVFERGKVIQDVKIVGESDTTGTKVNFLPDPTIFRETTDFNYSKLMKRIRELAFLNKGLRISIKDVREEREAEDSFYFEGGIKSYVEYLNEDKQTIVEDPIYLEGEAEGIQVELALQYTDTYHTNILSFANNIHTHEGGTHESGFKSGLTRIINDYARKAGLIKESEENLSGEDVREGLTLVLSVKHPDPQFEGQTKTKLGNSEVRTITERIFATGFDTFLMENPKIARVIVDKGILAAKARLAAKRAREMTRKKNVLEIANLPGKLADCSSKDPEQCELFIVEGDSAGGSAKQGRSRMFQAILPIRGKILNVEKASMDKILNNEEIRSLFTAMGTGFGGEFDVSKARYHKLIIMTDADVDGAHIRTLLLTLVFRYMRPLLDAGYVYIAQPPLYQVKQGKKELYLDTDEQLRQWQADNPDARYSIQRYKGLGEMNYEQLWETTMNPENRRMLRVSVDDAMEADKVMDMLMGDEVAPRREFIEQNAVYVQNLDI from the coding sequence ATGACGAAAGAACAACAATATAATGCGGATCAGATTCAGGTGTTAGAAGGACTTGAAGCGGTTCGAAAACGTCCGGGGATGTATATTGGTTCAACGAGTGGCGAAGGGTTACATCATTTAGTATGGGAAATTGTTGATAATTCGATTGATGAAGCATTGGCCGGATATTGTACCCATATTGAAGTGACCATTGAAAAGAATAATAGTATTACCGTAGTCGATGATGGTCGTGGTATCCCAGTTGATATCCAAGCCAAAACTGGTCGACCAGCGATGGAAACTGTCTTTACGGTCCTTCATGCTGGAGGAAAATTTGGCGGTGGCGGCTACAAAGTTTCAGGTGGATTACACGGCGTCGGGGCATCAGTTGTTAATGCGTTGTCGACCCGTGTCTTGGTTGAAGTATCACGAGACGGAAAAGTGCATCAACAAGTATTTGAACGTGGAAAAGTCATTCAAGATGTAAAAATCGTTGGCGAATCCGATACAACAGGAACAAAAGTAAACTTTTTACCCGATCCAACGATTTTTAGAGAAACAACGGACTTTAATTATTCAAAATTGATGAAACGAATTCGCGAGTTAGCCTTTTTAAATAAAGGATTACGTATTTCAATTAAAGATGTCCGTGAAGAACGGGAAGCTGAAGATAGTTTTTACTTTGAGGGCGGTATTAAGAGTTATGTTGAATATTTGAATGAAGATAAGCAAACCATTGTAGAAGACCCAATTTACTTAGAAGGTGAAGCTGAAGGTATTCAAGTAGAGTTAGCATTGCAATATACAGATACGTATCATACGAATATTTTATCGTTTGCTAATAATATCCATACCCATGAAGGTGGGACACATGAATCTGGATTTAAATCAGGTTTAACACGTATTATTAATGATTATGCGCGTAAAGCTGGATTAATTAAAGAGAGTGAAGAAAATTTAAGTGGTGAAGATGTACGTGAAGGCTTAACCTTAGTCTTATCAGTGAAACATCCAGATCCTCAGTTTGAAGGACAAACGAAAACAAAATTAGGTAATTCTGAGGTAAGAACGATTACGGAACGTATCTTTGCTACAGGATTTGATACCTTTTTAATGGAAAATCCAAAAATAGCACGTGTCATTGTTGATAAGGGTATTTTAGCAGCCAAAGCACGGCTAGCAGCTAAACGTGCGCGTGAAATGACTCGTAAGAAAAATGTGTTAGAAATTGCTAATTTACCAGGTAAGCTAGCTGATTGTTCAAGTAAAGATCCAGAGCAATGTGAGTTATTTATCGTCGAGGGAGATTCTGCTGGTGGTTCGGCTAAACAAGGTCGCTCACGGATGTTCCAAGCTATTTTACCGATTCGTGGAAAAATCTTAAATGTTGAGAAAGCATCAATGGATAAAATATTGAATAATGAGGAAATTCGTTCGTTATTTACTGCAATGGGCACTGGATTCGGTGGTGAATTTGATGTGTCGAAAGCGCGTTACCATAAATTAATCATTATGACTGATGCCGATGTCGATGGTGCGCATATTCGTACGTTACTGTTGACACTTGTCTTTCGTTATATGCGCCCACTATTAGATGCTGGGTATGTATACATTGCGCAGCCACCATTATATCAAGTCAAACAAGGTAAAAAAGAATTATATTTAGATACAGATGAACAATTACGTCAATGGCAAGCAGATAATCCAGATGCACGATACTCTATCCAACGCTACAAAGGTTTAGGGGAAATGAACTATGAACAGTTATGGGAAACTACGATGAATCCTGAAAATCGTCGGATGTTACGTGTTTCTGTTGATGATGCGATGGAAGCAGATAAAGTGATGGATATGTTAATGGGTGACGAAGTTGCACCTAGACGTGAATTTATTGAACAAAATGCGGTGTATGTTCAGAATTTGGATATTTAA